Genomic DNA from Salinibacterium sp. NK8237:
TCGAGGCCGTATGCCTCGAGCGCGGCGTACGCCAGCTCACCGTGCCCAGCCGTGGTTCTGCTGACTTCTTTGAGCGAATCGGCTACATGTCTACGGCTGACTTCCTCAAGCGCGTTTTCGACTAAAGCCACGATTCGTGGTGTGCTCGACCAGGTCGACTGTGCCGAATGCTGGCTCGCTGAAGGTTATGGCGCGGAGGGATCGATCCGCGTGACCCACACTGCACCTGCGAAGGTCGCTGAGACCGCATGCGAACCCGCAGTTGTTGTGAGGTAGCACTCGCCATCGACGCTGTGCGCGTCGACGACGCTCCCCGGTGCAACCTCAAGTGTGACGGCAATCTCAAGGTTGGCGGACTCTGCATCGGAAATCCTCTGCACCCGGTATCGTCCCGGCGCAGCGCTAGCGAGACGAATGGCGCCCTGTGCAGTATTTGTGTGGCCTTCTGCGGTAGGTATGGGGTCGCCGTGCGGATCGCTCGGGGGAAAGCCGAGCAGGGCATCCATCCGATCGATCAGCGTCTCTGTTGCGGCGTGCTCGAGTCGTTCCGCTTCGTCGTGGACTTCATCCCACCCGTAGCCGAGAGTTGTGACTAGGAACGTTTCGATAATGCGGTGTCTGCGCACCATTGCTATGGCAAGACGCGCACCCGTCTTCGTCAGCTGGACAGGTTTATAGGGCCGATAGTCGATGAGCTGCTGCGCAGCGAGGCGGTGCAGAGTGTCGGTGACGTTGGCGGGGCTGGTTCCGAAGCGGGTAGCGAGTGCTTTCGTGGTTATCGGCGGGTCGCCCCACTCTGTGGCGCTCCATATCGCCTTCAGATAGTCCTGGGCCACCAAACTTATGGAGTCAACGTCTGTGAGCTGCCCGCTCGGGATCGCCGCACTCACGATTCGCCCATAACAATGAGCACAATGAGAATCACGTTGAGTAGCACGATGAGCGCGGTCACGATCCACGCGAGCCAAGTGATTACGCGGGGATTCGTGAACTGACCCATGATTTCTCTATTTTGGGTATACGCGACGAGTGGAATCAAGGCGAAAGGGACTCCAATGCTCAAGAAAACCTGACTGAGCACAAGAGCGCTAGTGGGGTCGAAGCCTATCGTAAGCACGATGAGTGCAGGAATCAGGGCGACGACTCGTCGTAGCAGTAGCGGAACCCTGAGGTGGAGGAGACCGGCCATGATCTGTGACCCTGCGTAGGAGCCTACTGACGGGGAGGCTAGTCCGGAAGCAAGTAGTCCGATGCCGAAAGCGATGCCGACAACGGGCCCCAGCGCCGCCACAATCGCAGCGTGAGCCCCCTCGACGCCTCGACGCTGCGAGAAGCAGCATGGCAATGTTGACCGAGCCAGCGATGACGAGCGCGATCAGAACATCCCAGCGAGTTGCCCGAAGAAGATGAATAATGCGCGCAGGGTCGATGCTTGCGCCATGTCTGTCACGTGCGAGTCCGGAGTGAAGATAGATCGCGTGGGGCATCACTGTCGCCCCCAGCATGCTCGCGGCCAGGAGAACAGTCTCAGTTCCTTGGAATCGAGGTACGAGGCCGCCAACGAGTTCGCTCAGGCAGAGTGGGCTGACGAAGAGGCCCGCAACGAATCCCACGGTGACAACGGCAAGAAGGCCGATGATCACGAATTCGAACGGTCGCTGCCCGCGTCGTGATTGCACCGAAAGCAAAGCGGTGGAGACCACGCCCATACTCAATCCGCCGAGTGACAGGGGGAGTCCGAAGAGAATGTGAAGGGCAGGCTTTTACCTGTGACTAGGCCCAGTTTTGCTGAGAGGTATTGGATAAGGACTGCCATCACATTGGCGACGACTAGCACCCAGACGAGCAGGTAGCCGTATTTAGCGCCCGCGGTCAGATTGGCTGCAACGTTGCCAGGGTCAACATAGGCGATTGCAGCGACGAATGCAGGGCCGAGGAGAAAGAGAAGTCGTTTTTCCGGTCGTGGGACCCGCGCCGAAGGCCGGGGGAGCGACGGATCAGGAATCCGCTCGGAACGCACATCACTCATAAAGTTAACCCAGCTTAACTTATGAGATCCCTTCGACGGGTAGCACTCGCGCCGTCACCGTGGGTGCGATCGTCGAAGAAGATTTTGGGCCCGACTATTCTTCGGCATCGAGTATGTGTGCGTCGTTAAACGAGTGTGGGCCTTACCGAAACTAGTTCGGCAAGGCCCACAACAGTCATGCAAGGGGAGCAGATTTAGTGGTGCTCGTCCTTGGACTGTTCGATTTCTTTCTGCGACACCGGCGCGATGCGGTCTTCGAAGAACCAACGCGATACGGATGCCCGGAGGCGCTGTCCGATGGTGATGCGGCCCTGAGCATCCGGACGCACCATGAGCGGCTTGTAGTCCTCGTAGCTGACGAGCTTCCACAGTTCGTAGTCGTCGAGCTGCTCGTGAACCTCGATGTACTCACCGTGTGGCAAGCGCACGATGCGACCTGATTCGTAGCCGTGAAGAGCGATCTCGCGATCCTTCTTCTGCAGACCCAAGCACACGCGCTTCGTGATGAAGTAGGCAATGATCGGTCCGAAGATGAGCAGCGCCTGACAGGAGTGGATCACTCCTTCGATGGATAACTTGAAGTGGGTAGCCAAGAGGTCAGAGCTCGCGGCGGCCCAGAGGACTGCGTAGAACGTGACGCCAGCAGCACCGATTGCGGTACGGGTCGGAGCGTTGCGAGGACGGTCAGCGATGTGGTGTTCACGCTTATCTCCGGTGATCCACGCCTCGATGAAGGGGTAGAAGGCAACGATCGCAATGAAGAGGCCCAAGATCACCAAGGGAGCAATGATGTTGAACGACCACGTGAAGCCGAACCACTCTGTTTCCCACCCTGGCGGAACGAGTCGGAGGGCGCCGTCGGCGAATCCAATGTACCAGTCAGGTTGGGTGCCTGCCGAAACAGGGGAGGGGTCGTAGGGGCCGTAGACCCACACCGGGTTGATCGAGAACGTCGACGCGATCAGCGTGATGACACCGAAGATGATGAAGAAGAATCCACCAGCCTTCGCAGCGAAGCCAGGCATGACGGGCGAGCCGACGACGTTGTCGTTGGTGCGACCGGGGCCAGCGAACTGGGTGTGCTTGTTGATCACGAGCAACAGCATGTGAATACCGATTGCAGCGATGATGATCGCCGGCAGCAGCATGATGTGCAAGATGTATAGGCGGCTGACGATGTCGACGCCCGGGAACTCTCCACCAAACAGCAGGTAAGAGATCCACGTACCAATGACCGGAATTCCCTTGACCATTCCATCGATGATGCGCAGACCGTTACCGGAAAGCAGGTCATCGGGGAGAGAGTAGCCGGTGAAGCCCTCGGCCATCGCGAGTACGAAGAGTACGAAGCCGATGAACCAGTTGATCTCACGGGGCTTGCGGAATGCACCGGTGAAGTACACGCGGAGCATGTGCAGACCGATGGATGCCACGAACAGCAGGGCTGCCCAGTGGTGGATCTGGCGCATCAGGAGTCCGCCGCGGATGTCGAAGGAGATGTCGAGTGTCGACGCCATAGCGGCCGACATCTCAATTCCCTTGAGCGGTGCGTACGAGCCCTCGTAGTGAACCTCGACCATCGAAGCTTCGAAGAAGAACGTGAGGAACGTTCCCGAAAGAAGAATCACGATGAAGCTGTAGAGAGCAACCTCTCCGAGCATGAACGACCAGTGGTCGGGGAAGATCTTGCGACCTACCTCTTTGACGAGTCCAGAGATGCTGGTGCGCTCGTCAATGTAGTTGGCAGCAGCTCCCGTGAAACGCTGTCCGCGTGTCTTGGGCTGTGCGTCCTGGGCGGGGGTGGTTGTCATAGCTTGCGCTCCCAGAAGCTTGGTCCGATGGGTTCTTCGAAGTCGCTCTTAGCGATCAAGTAGCCCTCTGAGTCGACCGTAATTGGCAATTGCGGAAGGGGACGCTTGGCTGGACCGAAGATAACGGCTGCTTCGCGCTTGATGTCGAACTGTGATTGGTGGCACGGGCACAGAAGGTGATGCGTTTGCTGTTCGTAAAGTGCAACCGGGCATCCAACGTGGGTGCAAATCTTGGAGTAAGCGACGATTCCGTCGTAGTTCCAGTCTTCGCGACCCTCCGATACCTCAAGGTCTTCTGGCTTGAGGCGGACGAGGAGAACTGAAGCTTTTGCCTTCTCTTCGATGCGGTGTTCAGAGTCGTTGAGACCTTCAGGGATGACCTGGAAGGCTGAACCGATGGTGAGGTCCGATGCCTTGATGGGGGTTCCGCTCGGGTCACGCGTCAACCGCATGCCCTCTTCCCAGAAGGTGTGCTTGAGAAGCGTGACCGGGTTGTCGGCGGGAGCAAGATCACGGAACAACACGATCGCGGGAAGCGGGGTGACAACGAGGGCGCCGATTAGCGAGCGACGCAACATGGTGCGACGGCCAAATCCGGAGTCCTTGTTGCCGAGGGTGAACACCTCGACAGCCTTGGCGCGAGTTTCCTCGCTGCCTCGCGTGCCGTGGCGCTGCTCAACAAGGTCGTGACCCTGCATAAGAGCCTTGGACCAGTGAACGGCACCGATGCCGATGCCGAGTAGCCCCAACGTGATGCCGAGACCCAGGAACAGCGTGTTGTTACGCACCGACTGCATGTTTCCTGGCTCAATCGGGAACACGAAGTAAGCGACAACAGCAAGCACACTTCCCACGATGGAAAGGAGGAACAGCATCGAAACGCGGCGTTCCTGTTGCTTGTCGACCTTGGGGTCGAGATCCGTTACGCGTGGGCGATGCGGGGGAAACCCAGGGTTGGGCACCTCGTCGGTTGCGACGACGGCGGTACCTGCGCTGTGCGCAGGAGCCCCGTGCTGCTCGACGTCCTTACCCGCAGCTGTGCTGCCGGCGGTATCGCCGTGGTCGTCTGCCATTCTTATCCCTTCAACCGTCCGCTGTACAGCGGTCGCTAACTAGTTTGATTTAGCCGTGAGCCAGACCGTGATTGCCACGATCGCGCCAAGGCCGAAGATCCAGATGAACAGACCCTCAGAAACGGGGCCAAGTGATCCAAGCGTGAATCCACCAACAGAGGGCGTCTCATCGAGGTACTTGAGGTACGTGATGATGTCGGCCTTTTCTTCAGGCGTGAGGTTCGTGTCGTTGAACACGGGCATGTTCTGCGGGCCCGTCAGCATTGCCTCGTAGGCGTGCTTGGCAGTCACGTCAGCGAGCGCTGGAGCAAACTTGCCCTCGGTAAGCGCTCCACCAGCACCGGCAACGTTGTGGCACATGGCGCAGTTGATGCGGAACAGTTCGGCACCGTTGGAGACGTCATAGCCTTCCCCGGTGAGGTACACGTCAGCGGGAATCGCTGGGCCAGGACCCTGGGACGCAACATAGACCGCGAGAGCCTGAATCTGCTCTTCAGTGAACTGAACCGGCTTCTGCTCTGCTTGCGGGCCCGAAATG
This window encodes:
- a CDS encoding ubiquinol-cytochrome c reductase cytochrome b subunit, encoding MTTTPAQDAQPKTRGQRFTGAAANYIDERTSISGLVKEVGRKIFPDHWSFMLGEVALYSFIVILLSGTFLTFFFEASMVEVHYEGSYAPLKGIEMSAAMASTLDISFDIRGGLLMRQIHHWAALLFVASIGLHMLRVYFTGAFRKPREINWFIGFVLFVLAMAEGFTGYSLPDDLLSGNGLRIIDGMVKGIPVIGTWISYLLFGGEFPGVDIVSRLYILHIMLLPAIIIAAIGIHMLLLVINKHTQFAGPGRTNDNVVGSPVMPGFAAKAGGFFFIIFGVITLIASTFSINPVWVYGPYDPSPVSAGTQPDWYIGFADGALRLVPPGWETEWFGFTWSFNIIAPLVILGLFIAIVAFYPFIEAWITGDKREHHIADRPRNAPTRTAIGAAGVTFYAVLWAAASSDLLATHFKLSIEGVIHSCQALLIFGPIIAYFITKRVCLGLQKKDREIALHGYESGRIVRLPHGEYIEVHEQLDDYELWKLVSYEDYKPLMVRPDAQGRITIGQRLRASVSRWFFEDRIAPVSQKEIEQSKDEHH
- a CDS encoding ubiquinol-cytochrome c reductase iron-sulfur subunit; the encoded protein is MADDHGDTAGSTAAGKDVEQHGAPAHSAGTAVVATDEVPNPGFPPHRPRVTDLDPKVDKQQERRVSMLFLLSIVGSVLAVVAYFVFPIEPGNMQSVRNNTLFLGLGITLGLLGIGIGAVHWSKALMQGHDLVEQRHGTRGSEETRAKAVEVFTLGNKDSGFGRRTMLRRSLIGALVVTPLPAIVLFRDLAPADNPVTLLKHTFWEEGMRLTRDPSGTPIKASDLTIGSAFQVIPEGLNDSEHRIEEKAKASVLLVRLKPEDLEVSEGREDWNYDGIVAYSKICTHVGCPVALYEQQTHHLLCPCHQSQFDIKREAAVIFGPAKRPLPQLPITVDSEGYLIAKSDFEEPIGPSFWERKL
- a CDS encoding c-type cytochrome — protein: MATKAARASRRSQPVGRRHPLATVALLLVGLLGTGGAYALFTSSATAETSASAEALVEEGGKLFAANCATCHGLDLEGTTQAPTLIGVGAAATDFQVGTGRMPLAISGPQAEQKPVQFTEEQIQALAVYVASQGPGPAIPADVYLTGEGYDVSNGAELFRINCAMCHNVAGAGGALTEGKFAPALADVTAKHAYEAMLTGPQNMPVFNDTNLTPEEKADIITYLKYLDETPSVGGFTLGSLGPVSEGLFIWIFGLGAIVAITVWLTAKSN
- a CDS encoding metal-dependent transcriptional regulator → MSAAIPSGQLTDVDSISLVAQDYLKAIWSATEWGDPPITTKALATRFGTSPANVTDTLHRLAAQQLIDYRPYKPVQLTKTGARLAIAMVRRHRIIETFLVTTLGYGWDEVHDEAERLEHAATETLIDRMDALLGFPPSDPHGDPIPTAEGHTNTAQGAIRLASAAPGRYRVQRISDAESANLEIAVTLEVAPGSVVDAHSVDGECYLTTTAGSHAVSATFAGAVWVTRIDPSAP